Proteins found in one Onychomys torridus chromosome 21, mOncTor1.1, whole genome shotgun sequence genomic segment:
- the Rad51ap2 gene encoding RAD51-associated protein 2 — translation MSLSRPAWPAGPVTSERPPQDPAAASPSSPRPGLEAAAGVSEAGWPLLVVPRLSEVEKAWEWSPRPFAAFLVPKNLGSWDWGRRRRGRGWQAGTFQTQSGGQAGIPGRAGCCRAPGRSRGPGLQGTEAPGVLRGGRAAQVGHFPRDTSMPGVPRAELEPEELPVRGKEESLLKEKNSVRQPGHPLLDVTVSEETESTLHDIKDGRKVDSVMTSEKKDKNLSSPTLKIPKFQNQACLESAKPSSFRDNITIVCPEFPRDLNSNMSFFYLKEIAKKKNDKIEAYVRDFTNICWSQNRPDAKKQKLQDDKKSGFVENDFSEYYESHHQSHTVEEKIDSINLNYYRQSSIECGVRDSEKNFTLTVEDVNREGTERTLDSYISTRQGSQSWDYNRSILKRKRGNCWILKNFRIICETIKILGENLNLAQLLETDLLNKGDYHNAKVRDVHEQHSKTLMAGTVGSPPNFIEVVWFNGEGKNANILQLRYYTIQKYISKNKDDNTLTCHQTPHFIFKFKFEDVFNVRQLGTLLNQNTMHSDQKNAIALTQELSLENLLGEIEWEIYDFILKKDVKATESSRSCQAHKAINIGKEEDSPPSNDRVSLVQLASQVSKNIHVEKTKSANQNNGTKTKEDGGILQKSELANSKHLHPENDSTLYADHQFESDSSGENNECFQGLTAQCLSTETLPIAEDFEMKSKFDLVLEELRMFHEISKENEIPSTAETNNRKENYFGESNDIKEARMEIEKDLEMVETNKRNASSLTLDLKAGPNKHKRHQGLFNWKKIPTHGGQVVPNEYCPRSEEEFLHSTSKEDYKKPFPKSPAFSPDECKIEKYNYLLKGGSHFSHGISRVQPLKTCSRPIRVGLSRRARLKQLHPYLK, via the exons ATGTCTCTGTCGCGCCCCGCGTGGCCTGCGGGGCCTGTCACCTCAGAACGGCCTCCCCAGGACCCCGCCGCGGCGTCACCCAGCAGCCCGCGGCCGGGTCTGGAGGCGGCTGCCGGCGTGTCTGAGGCGGGATGGCCGCTGCTGGTGGTGCCTCGCTTGTCTGAGGTAGAAAAGGCCTGGGAGTGGTCGCCCAGACCCTTCGCAGCCTTCCTCGTTCCAAAGAACCTGGGGAGCTGGGACTGGGGGAGGCGGCGGCGCGGCCGGGGGTGGCAGGCCGGAACATTCCAGACGCAGAGCGGTGGGCAGGCTGGAATCCCAGGAAGAGCGGGTTGTTGCAGGGCTCCAGGAAGGTCTCGCGGGCCGGGGCTGCAGGGCACCGAGGCTCCCGGGGTGCTCCGAGGTGGCCGCGCCGCCCAAGTGGGTCACTTTCCTCGGGACACCTCCATGCCCGGGGTCCCAAGAGCCGAACTCGAGCCCGAGGAACTTCCTGTCcgagggaaggaagaaagtcttctgaaagaaaagaattctgtGAGACAGCCAGGGCACCCACTTCTAGATGTTACAGTttctgaggaaactgagtcaaCATTACATGACATTAAGGACGGACGTAAAGTTGACAGCGTCATGACCTCGGAGAAAAAAGACAAGAACCTTTCATCACCTACACTGAAAATACCCAAATTTCAAAACCAGGCCTGCCTGGAAAGCGCCAAACCCAGCTCTTTTAGAGATAACATCACAATAGTTTGCCCAGAGTTCCCAAGGGATTTAAATAGCAACATGTCCTTTTTCTATTTAAaggaaatagcaaagaaaaagaatgacaaaatTGAGGCATATGTTAGGGATTTCACAAACATTTGCTGGTCCCAAAATAGACCCGATGCTAAGAAACAAAAGTTACAGGATGATAAAAAAAGTGGGTTTGTGGAAAACGATTTTTCTGAGTATTATGAAAGTCACCACCAGTCACACACTGTTGAAGAGAAAATAGACTCGATCAATTTAAACTACTATCGCCAAAGTAGTATTGAGTGTGGTGTAAGAGACTCTGAAAAGAATTTCACTCTAACAGTAGAAGACGTGAATAGGGAGGGAACAGAAAGGACTCTAGACTCTTACATATCTACCAGACAAGGATCTCAAAGCTGGGACTATAACAGATCTATTttgaaaaggaagaggggaaattGTTGGATATtgaaaaattttaggattatctGTGAAACTATAAAAATACTTGGAGAAAATTTGAATTTGGCACAGTTACTAGAGACTGACCTTTTAAACAAGGGAGATTATCACAATGCAAAAGTCAGGGATGTACATGAACAACACTCAAAGACCCTGATGGCAGGAACTGTGGGTAGTCCCCCCAATTTTATAGAGGTTGTTTGGTTTAATGGTGAAGGCAAAAATGCCAATATACTACAGCTGAGGTACTATACTATacaaaaatacatttccaaaaaTAAAGACGATAATACTTTAACCTGCCATCAGACCCCTCACTTCATTTTTAAGTTCAAATTTGAAGATGTCTTTAATGTTAGGCAACTGGGCACATTGTTAAACCAAAATACAATGCACAGTGACCAGAAGAATGCTATAGCGCTAACTCAGGAGCTCAGCTTGGAGAACTTGTTAGGTGAAATAGAATGGGAAATATATGATTTTATTCTGAAGAAGGATGTAAAGGCCACAGAAAGTTCAAGGAGTTGCCAAGCTCATAAAGCTATCAACATAGGGAAGGAAGAGGATAGCCCTCCCTCAAATGACAGAGTGTCTTTAGTGCAGTTAGCTTCACAAGTGAGTAAGAACATACATGTGGAAAAAACTAAATCTGCTAATCAAAATAATGGAACTAAAACAAAAGAGGATGGAGGTATTTTGCAAAAAAGCGAGTTAGCTAATTCAAAGCATTTGCATCCAGAGAATGACTCTACATTATATGCTGATCATCAGTTTGAAAGTGATTCAAGTGGAGAGAACAATGAATGTTTTCAGGGCTTAACTGCTCAGTGTTTATCAACAGAAACTCTGCCAATAGCAGAAGATTTCGAGATGAAGAGTAAATTTGATTTAGTACTTGAAGAGCTTCGTATGTTTCACGAAATTagtaaggaaaatgaaattccaAGTACCGCGGAAACAAacaataggaaagaaaattaCTTTGGAGAAAGTAATGATATTAAGGAGGCAAGAATGGAGATAGAAAAAGATCTGGAAATGGTTGAAACCAATAAAAGAAATGCATCTTCTTTGACGCTTGATTTGAAAGCAGGCCCCAACAAACATAAAAGGCACCAAGGTttatttaattggaaaaaaatacCTACTCATGGAGGACAGGTAGTTCCCAATGAGTATTGTCCAAGATCAGAGGAAGAATTCCTCCATTCTACTTCTAAGGAAG ATTATAAGAAACCATTCCCTAAAAGTCCTGCTTTTTCTCCTGATGaatgtaaaatagaaaagtaCAATTATTTGTTGAAGGGAG